In a genomic window of Streptomyces pristinaespiralis:
- a CDS encoding SpoIIE family protein phosphatase, whose protein sequence is MTEHPTSHEGRQPLAARSQERTRPRAQAAGASPVPAGQPPQPQPQPQVHTAPLQPQDIAGTARREGDRLRFVGAATRRIARGIDLDEIVLGLCRATVPTFSDAILVYLRDPLPVGDERPVSPFVLRLRRTDRLRSSADDTDQGGVGAMPLLDAGSEPTPAAELCEVRSGGALSEVLRGVRPVFGDSAAARAALPELLGDGRSVPTGHRAILAPLRGRRRVIGAAVFLRRPDRPAFEPNDLLVAAQLATHTALGIDKAVLYGREAYIADELQRTMLPDSLPQPTGVRLASRYLPAAETARVGGDWYDAIPLPGSRVALVVGDVMGHSMTSAAIMGQLRTTAQTLAGLDLPPQEVLHHLDEQAQRLGTDRMATCLYAVYDPVSHRITIANAGHPPPILLHLGGRAEVLRVPPGAPIGVGGVDFEAVELDAPAGATLLLYTDGLVESRLRDVWTGIEQLRERLADTAQLTGPDHSPPLEALCDDVLDMLGPGDRDDDIALLAARFDGIAPSDVAYWFLEPEDAAPGRARRLARRALARWGLEELSDSVELLVSEVVTNAVRYAERPVTLRLLRTDVLRCEVGDDSPQLPRQRRARDTDEGGRGLFLVNRLARRWGATRLSTGKVVWFELPTRA, encoded by the coding sequence CAGCCGCCCCAGCCCCAGCCGCAGCCGCAGGTGCACACGGCGCCGCTGCAGCCCCAGGACATCGCGGGGACCGCGAGACGGGAGGGCGACCGGCTGCGGTTCGTGGGAGCCGCCACCCGGCGGATCGCGCGCGGCATCGACCTGGACGAGATCGTCCTCGGCCTGTGCCGGGCCACCGTGCCGACCTTCTCCGACGCGATCCTCGTCTACCTGCGCGACCCGCTGCCGGTCGGCGACGAACGGCCGGTCTCCCCGTTCGTGCTGCGGCTCCGGCGCACCGACCGGCTGCGCTCCAGCGCCGACGACACGGACCAGGGCGGCGTCGGCGCCATGCCGCTGCTGGACGCCGGGAGCGAGCCCACCCCCGCCGCCGAGCTCTGTGAGGTCCGGTCCGGAGGGGCCCTGTCCGAGGTGCTGCGCGGCGTGCGGCCCGTCTTCGGCGACTCGGCCGCGGCCCGCGCCGCGCTGCCCGAGCTGCTCGGCGACGGACGTTCCGTACCGACCGGCCACCGCGCGATACTCGCGCCGCTGCGCGGCCGCCGCCGGGTGATCGGCGCGGCCGTCTTCCTGCGCCGTCCCGACCGGCCCGCCTTCGAGCCGAACGACCTGCTGGTCGCCGCGCAGCTGGCGACCCACACGGCGCTCGGCATCGACAAGGCGGTGCTGTACGGCCGCGAGGCGTACATCGCCGACGAGCTCCAGCGCACGATGCTGCCCGACTCCCTGCCCCAGCCGACCGGCGTACGGCTCGCCTCGCGCTATCTCCCGGCGGCGGAGACGGCGCGCGTGGGCGGCGACTGGTACGACGCCATCCCGCTGCCCGGCAGCCGGGTGGCGCTGGTGGTCGGTGACGTCATGGGCCACTCGATGACCTCTGCCGCGATCATGGGCCAGCTGCGGACGACGGCGCAGACCCTGGCCGGTCTCGACCTGCCGCCCCAGGAGGTCCTGCACCACCTGGACGAGCAGGCCCAGCGCCTCGGCACCGACCGCATGGCCACCTGCCTCTACGCGGTGTACGACCCCGTCTCGCACCGGATCACCATCGCCAACGCCGGACACCCGCCGCCCATCCTGCTGCACCTGGGCGGCCGGGCCGAGGTGCTGCGCGTGCCGCCCGGCGCCCCCATCGGCGTCGGCGGGGTCGACTTCGAGGCCGTGGAGCTGGACGCCCCGGCGGGCGCGACGCTGCTGCTCTACACCGACGGGCTGGTCGAGTCGCGGCTGCGTGACGTGTGGACGGGCATCGAGCAGCTGCGGGAACGGCTCGCGGACACCGCGCAGCTCACCGGACCGGACCACTCGCCGCCGCTGGAGGCCCTCTGCGACGACGTGCTCGACATGCTGGGCCCCGGCGACCGCGACGACGACATCGCCCTGCTGGCGGCCCGGTTCGACGGGATCGCCCCGAGCGACGTCGCGTACTGGTTCCTCGAGCCGGAGGACGCGGCGCCGGGCAGGGCCCGCCGCCTCGCCCGGCGGGCACTCGCCCGCTGGGGTCTCGAGGAGCTCTCCGACTCGGTGGAGCTGCTGGTCAGCGAGGTCGTCACCAATGCCGTGCGGTACGCGGAGCGCCCGGTGACCCTGCGGCTGCTGCGCACCGACGTGCTGCGCTGCGAGGTCGGCGACGACTCGCCGCAGCTGCCCCGGCAGCGGCGGGCGCGCGACACCGACGAGGGCGGACGCGGTCTGTTCCTGGTGAACCGGCTCGCGAGGCGCTGGGGCGCGACCCGGCTGTCCACCGGCAAGGTGGTCTGGTTCGAGCTGCCCACCCGGGCCTGA
- a CDS encoding transglycosylase domain-containing protein — translation MGRAEARQARQRGARRARKSRPSGIRRFFTFKKMLGTFLGLCLLAMGAFFVAYLLVPVPEANAEAKLQSNVYKYSDGKLLARTGEVNREIVGLDKIPQDVQYAFVAAENKTFFEDSGVDIKGTLRGLKNTLTGQGKQGGSTITQQYVKNYYLNQDQTVTRKLKELVISLKVDRKREKSEILAGYLNTSYFGRGAYGIQAAAQAYYGVDAEKLNVAQGAYLAALVQAPSSYDWAVASDETKETVTNRWNYVLNNMVEESWLDKSTRDGLKFPVPQAPKAPAGLSGQAGYIVEAAKQELARQGIDKADLDAGGWTITLNIDSKRQKELEGAVQKQLEDELDREDNKVDATVQAGATSVDPKTGKVVALYGGVDATKHWLSNATRRDYQPASTFKPVVFASALENESTTQDGDPIGLNTVYDGTSKRPVEGSDTPFNPQNDLDKSYGPVSVQTSLNRSINSAFAQMAVDVGLDKVKETALELGMPDINFPERPAISLGVMGASTWDMAGVYATLDNHGKKVTPTIVAKAEHKDREFEVQDPIGSQVISRETADTVTAGLTGVVKNGSGIAAKSSFYEAAGKTGTSEKNRSAWFAGYTPELTTVVALFGESPKDGGGQVSLTGTAQAGRANGGGFPARIWADYTLGALNGGSDAEFDLDVAEIASPEPTPTETETETEDPTPTPTETETETEDPTPTPTDTGTTDPTPTDEVPTPTTTITPPTGTFTPPVEPGDGDPDKDTDRRPPQP, via the coding sequence ATGGGCCGAGCGGAAGCGCGACAGGCCCGGCAGCGCGGTGCGCGCCGGGCGAGAAAATCCAGGCCCTCGGGCATACGCCGCTTCTTCACGTTCAAGAAGATGCTCGGCACGTTCCTCGGCCTGTGCCTGCTGGCGATGGGCGCGTTCTTCGTGGCCTACCTGCTCGTCCCGGTCCCCGAGGCCAACGCGGAAGCCAAGCTGCAGAGCAACGTCTACAAGTACAGCGACGGCAAGCTCCTGGCCCGTACCGGCGAGGTCAACCGGGAGATCGTCGGCCTCGACAAGATCCCCCAGGACGTCCAGTACGCCTTCGTCGCGGCCGAGAACAAGACCTTCTTCGAGGACTCGGGCGTCGACATCAAGGGCACGCTGCGCGGTCTGAAGAACACCCTCACCGGGCAGGGCAAGCAGGGTGGTTCGACCATCACCCAGCAGTACGTCAAGAACTACTACCTGAACCAGGACCAGACGGTCACCCGCAAGCTCAAGGAGCTGGTGATCTCGCTCAAGGTGGACCGGAAGAGGGAGAAGAGCGAGATCCTCGCCGGCTACCTCAACACCAGCTACTTCGGCCGCGGCGCGTACGGCATCCAGGCCGCCGCCCAGGCGTACTACGGCGTCGACGCCGAGAAGCTGAACGTCGCCCAGGGCGCCTACCTCGCCGCCCTCGTCCAGGCACCCAGCAGCTACGACTGGGCCGTCGCCTCCGACGAGACCAAGGAGACGGTGACCAACCGCTGGAACTACGTGCTGAACAACATGGTCGAGGAGAGCTGGCTCGACAAGAGCACCCGTGACGGCCTGAAGTTCCCCGTCCCGCAGGCCCCGAAGGCGCCCGCCGGACTGAGCGGCCAGGCCGGCTACATCGTCGAGGCGGCCAAGCAGGAGCTCGCGCGCCAGGGCATCGACAAGGCCGACCTCGACGCCGGCGGCTGGACGATCACCCTCAACATCGACTCCAAGCGCCAGAAGGAACTGGAGGGCGCGGTCCAGAAGCAGCTCGAGGACGAACTCGACCGCGAGGACAACAAGGTCGACGCCACCGTGCAGGCCGGCGCCACCTCCGTCGACCCGAAGACCGGCAAGGTCGTCGCGCTGTACGGCGGCGTGGACGCCACCAAGCACTGGCTGTCGAACGCCACCCGCCGCGACTACCAGCCGGCCTCCACCTTCAAGCCCGTCGTGTTCGCGTCCGCGCTGGAGAACGAATCGACCACCCAGGACGGCGACCCGATCGGCCTCAACACCGTCTACGACGGCACCAGCAAGCGCCCGGTCGAGGGCAGCGACACCCCGTTCAACCCGCAGAACGACCTCGACAAGAGCTACGGCCCGGTCAGCGTCCAGACCTCGCTGAACAGGTCGATCAACTCCGCCTTCGCGCAGATGGCCGTCGACGTCGGCCTGGACAAGGTGAAGGAGACGGCGCTCGAGCTGGGGATGCCGGACATCAACTTCCCCGAGCGTCCCGCCATCTCGCTGGGCGTCATGGGCGCCTCCACCTGGGACATGGCCGGTGTCTACGCCACCCTCGACAACCACGGCAAGAAGGTCACCCCGACGATCGTCGCCAAGGCCGAGCACAAGGACCGCGAGTTCGAGGTCCAGGACCCGATCGGCAGCCAGGTGATCAGCCGCGAGACGGCCGACACGGTCACCGCGGGCCTCACGGGCGTGGTGAAGAACGGCTCCGGGATCGCCGCGAAGTCGAGCTTCTACGAGGCGGCGGGCAAGACGGGCACCTCGGAGAAGAACCGGTCCGCCTGGTTCGCGGGCTACACCCCCGAACTCACCACCGTGGTGGCCCTGTTCGGTGAGTCGCCCAAGGACGGCGGCGGCCAGGTGTCCCTCACCGGCACCGCACAGGCCGGCCGCGCCAACGGCGGCGGCTTCCCCGCCAGGATCTGGGCCGACTACACGCTCGGCGCGCTGAACGGCGGCTCCGACGCCGAGTTCGACCTCGACGTGGCGGAGATCGCGAGCCCGGAGCCGACCCCGACGGAGACCGAGACGGAGACCGAGGACCCGACCCCGACCCCGACGGAGACGGAGACGGAGACCGAGGACCCGACCCCGACGCCCACCGACACCGGGACGACGGACCCCACGCCGACGGACGAGGTCCCGACGCCCACGACGACGATCACGCCGCCGACGGGGACGTTCACGCCTCCGGTGGAGCCGGGCGACGGGGACCCCGACAAGGACACCGACCGCCGCCCGCCCCAGCCCTGA
- a CDS encoding SPFH domain-containing protein, whose product MPQPRVREFAAHSIGGGLALLLGLVGLAAGAALIVAATAFDSTGTKAVLITGGVVIGIAAFLAMCGLNMVAPGEARVVQLFGRYRGTIRTDGLRWVNPLTARTKISTRVRNHETAVLKVNDAYGNPIELAAVVVWKVEDTAQAMFEVDDFLEFVSTQTEAAVRHIAIEYPYDAHDEDGLSLRGNAEEITEKLAVELHARVEAAGVHIIESRFTHLAYAPEIASAMLQRQQAGAVVAARRQIVDGAVGMVEAALARIAEQGIVELDSERKAAMVSNLMVVLCGDRAAQPVLNTGTLYQ is encoded by the coding sequence ATGCCCCAGCCGCGGGTGCGTGAGTTCGCCGCCCACAGCATCGGGGGCGGCCTGGCGCTGCTGCTCGGCCTCGTCGGCCTGGCGGCGGGGGCGGCGCTGATCGTCGCCGCCACGGCGTTCGACTCCACCGGCACCAAGGCCGTCCTGATCACCGGCGGCGTCGTGATCGGCATCGCCGCCTTCCTCGCCATGTGTGGGCTGAACATGGTCGCCCCCGGCGAGGCGCGCGTCGTCCAGCTCTTCGGCCGCTACCGGGGCACGATCCGCACGGACGGGCTGCGCTGGGTCAACCCGCTCACGGCACGGACCAAGATCTCCACCCGGGTGCGCAACCACGAGACCGCCGTACTGAAGGTCAACGACGCGTACGGCAACCCCATCGAGCTCGCCGCGGTGGTCGTCTGGAAGGTCGAGGACACTGCCCAGGCGATGTTCGAGGTCGACGACTTCCTCGAGTTCGTCTCCACCCAGACCGAGGCCGCGGTCCGTCACATCGCCATCGAGTACCCGTACGACGCCCACGACGAGGACGGCCTGTCGCTGCGCGGCAACGCGGAGGAGATCACGGAGAAGCTCGCCGTGGAACTGCACGCGCGCGTCGAGGCGGCCGGCGTCCACATCATCGAGTCCCGCTTCACCCACCTCGCCTACGCCCCCGAGATCGCCTCCGCCATGCTCCAGCGCCAGCAGGCCGGCGCGGTCGTGGCCGCCCGGCGGCAGATCGTCGACGGCGCGGTCGGCATGGTCGAGGCGGCCCTGGCCCGGATCGCCGAGCAGGGCATCGTCGAACTGGACTCCGAGCGCAAGGCGGCCATGGTCTCCAACCTGATGGTGGTGCTGTGCGGCGACCGCGCGGCCCAGCCGGTCCTCAACACGGGCACGCTCTACCAGTGA
- a CDS encoding type II toxin-antitoxin system antitoxin produces MTPPPSERKQVLLRLDPAVYEALARWAGDELRSANAQIEFLLRRALADAGRLPSSTGPIARRGRPPKTQPGTPGDAGGAGGAGGKAP; encoded by the coding sequence GTGACGCCGCCGCCCTCCGAACGCAAGCAGGTGCTCCTGCGGCTGGACCCGGCGGTGTACGAGGCACTCGCCAGGTGGGCCGGGGACGAGCTGCGCAGCGCGAACGCGCAGATCGAGTTCCTGCTGCGGCGTGCACTGGCGGACGCGGGCCGGCTGCCCTCGTCCACGGGACCCATCGCCCGGCGCGGCCGGCCGCCGAAGACGCAGCCGGGGACGCCGGGGGACGCCGGGGGTGCGGGAGGCGCCGGGGGCAAGGCGCCGTAG
- a CDS encoding PadR family transcriptional regulator, translating to MSIGHTLLGLLEAGPRHGYDLKRAFDERFGQDRPLHYGQVYSTMSRLLKNGLVEVDGVESGGGPERKRYAITDAGITDVERWLAQPEKPEPYLQSTLYTKVVLALLTGRSAAELLDGQRAEHLRLMRVLTDRKRRGDLADQLICDHALFHLEADLRWLELTAARLDQLASEVRA from the coding sequence ATGTCCATCGGTCACACACTCCTCGGCCTCCTCGAGGCCGGCCCCCGCCACGGCTACGACCTGAAGCGGGCCTTCGACGAGCGGTTCGGGCAGGACCGCCCGCTGCACTACGGACAGGTCTACTCGACCATGTCCAGGCTCCTGAAGAACGGCCTCGTCGAGGTCGACGGCGTCGAGTCCGGCGGCGGCCCGGAGCGTAAGCGCTACGCCATCACGGACGCCGGGATCACCGACGTCGAGCGGTGGCTCGCCCAGCCCGAGAAGCCTGAGCCGTACCTTCAGTCGACGCTCTACACCAAGGTCGTCCTCGCCCTGCTCACCGGCCGCAGCGCCGCCGAGCTGCTCGACGGCCAGCGCGCGGAGCATCTGCGGCTGATGCGGGTCCTGACCGACCGCAAACGCCGCGGCGACCTCGCCGACCAGCTGATCTGCGACCACGCCCTGTTCCACCTGGAAGCCGATCTGCGCTGGCTGGAACTGACCGCCGCGCGGCTCGACCAGCTCGCCTCGGAGGTACGGGCGTGA
- a CDS encoding ABC transporter ATP-binding protein, protein MIPAGSLLVAEGLRKTFGSTTALDDASFSVHPGEVVAVMGPSGSGKSTLLHCLAGIVRPDAGTVTYAGREITGLSDAERSALRRSDFGFVFQFGQLVPELSCVENVALPLRLGGVKRRAAESTAQEWLERLEVGDTARQRPGDISGGQGQRVAVARALVGSPKVVFADEPTGALDTLNGERVMSLLTDTARRQNTAVVLVTHETRVAAYSDREIVVRDGRARDPERLA, encoded by the coding sequence GTGATCCCGGCCGGTTCCCTGCTCGTCGCAGAGGGCCTGCGCAAGACCTTCGGGTCCACCACGGCCCTCGACGACGCCTCCTTCTCCGTCCATCCCGGCGAGGTCGTCGCCGTCATGGGGCCGTCCGGCTCCGGCAAGTCGACCCTGCTGCACTGCCTCGCCGGGATCGTCCGGCCCGACGCCGGCACCGTCACCTACGCGGGCCGCGAGATCACCGGCCTGTCGGACGCGGAACGCAGCGCGCTGCGCCGCTCGGACTTCGGGTTCGTGTTCCAGTTCGGTCAGCTGGTCCCGGAGTTGAGCTGCGTCGAGAACGTGGCGCTGCCGCTGCGGCTCGGCGGCGTGAAGCGCAGGGCGGCCGAGAGCACGGCCCAGGAGTGGCTGGAACGGCTCGAGGTCGGGGACACCGCGCGCCAGCGGCCCGGTGACATATCCGGCGGCCAGGGGCAGCGGGTCGCGGTGGCCCGCGCGCTCGTCGGCTCCCCCAAGGTGGTCTTCGCCGACGAACCCACGGGCGCCCTGGACACGCTCAACGGCGAGCGGGTCATGTCGCTGCTCACCGACACGGCCCGCCGGCAGAACACGGCCGTCGTCCTCGTGACCCATGAGACGCGCGTCGCGGCCTATTCGGACCGGGAGATCGTCGTGCGCGACGGCCGGGCACGCGACCCCGAGCGCCTCGCATGA
- a CDS encoding ABC transporter permease, translating to MSTTRHAPHAAGTTPDPQRPAHRPHRGPAARLRDLAMGIRFAVSGGREGLTRNALTALGVGLGVGLLLIAASVPQMMDARDSRTAARTAVQPAFGKQLPVSATSLVTAPADTDYRTRTVGGEILRPDGADPALPPGLDRAPGAGEMYVSPALADLLASPEGRLLKERLHHRTVGLIGDAGLLDPGELRFYAGSSTLTTDTGGVRVDGYGTRGDADPMAPVLILVVVLACVVLLVPVTVFIATAVRFGGEQRDRRLAALRLVGADARTTRWIAAGEALFGAVLGLAVGAGVFAVVRRIAGSVRVWDLSAFPADVVPVPLLGALILLAVPVVSVVVTLLAMRAVTVEPLGVVRRSAPRRGRLWWRLLMLPAGLAVLLATGTVGDGSEVVEPWPVAAGTLLVLFSLTALLPWLVDAVVRRLGRGPVAWHLAVRRLQLGSASATRAVGGITVAVAGAIALQMVFAAVHDDFNRATGEDSERAQLTVSAEFPSGELAGEMIARFRATEGVRGVIGTVEAYVVSPEPVAEEDIRPTTLLTVGDCPTLRELARIRSCADGDTFVVHSARDEPPGDWIDRTARKGKQVNLNSDTPFDGSAPMLWTLPQRSPTVMARPDPVGEEHTGILATPGAVDVSALPGAWTTALVRIDESVPDAKEFVRNTAARIDAPVRVRTIHKIERDRQYESVRTGLLAAATATMGLIAASMAVAQIEQLRDRRRLLAVLVAFGTGRATLAWSVLLQTAVLVVLGTAMAVGAGVALGATMLRMIGKPVTHWGSYLPVAGMGAGLILVVTLLSLPVLVRLMRPGGLRTE from the coding sequence ATGAGCACGACACGGCACGCACCGCACGCCGCAGGCACGACGCCGGACCCGCAGCGCCCCGCGCACCGCCCGCACCGCGGTCCGGCCGCACGGCTGCGGGACCTCGCCATGGGCATCCGCTTCGCCGTCTCCGGCGGGCGTGAGGGCCTGACCCGTAACGCGCTGACCGCCCTCGGCGTGGGCCTCGGGGTCGGGCTGCTGCTCATCGCCGCGTCCGTACCCCAGATGATGGACGCCCGCGACAGCCGTACCGCTGCCAGGACAGCCGTCCAGCCGGCGTTCGGCAAGCAGCTGCCGGTCTCGGCGACCAGCCTGGTGACGGCGCCGGCCGACACCGACTACCGCACCCGGACCGTCGGCGGGGAGATCCTTCGGCCGGACGGCGCCGACCCTGCGCTGCCGCCGGGCCTCGACCGTGCCCCGGGGGCCGGCGAGATGTACGTCTCCCCCGCGCTCGCCGATCTGCTGGCCTCCCCCGAGGGGCGGCTGCTGAAGGAGCGTCTGCACCACCGCACGGTGGGCCTGATCGGCGACGCCGGGCTTCTCGATCCGGGTGAACTGCGCTTCTACGCGGGCAGTTCCACGCTGACCACCGACACCGGCGGTGTGCGGGTCGACGGCTACGGCACCCGGGGCGACGCCGATCCGATGGCCCCGGTGCTCATCCTCGTCGTCGTCCTGGCGTGCGTGGTGCTGCTGGTACCGGTGACCGTCTTCATCGCGACCGCCGTCCGCTTCGGCGGCGAGCAGCGCGACCGGCGGCTCGCCGCCCTGCGTCTGGTCGGCGCGGACGCCCGGACGACCCGCTGGATCGCGGCCGGTGAGGCGCTGTTCGGCGCCGTGCTCGGACTGGCCGTCGGAGCCGGGGTCTTCGCCGTGGTACGGCGGATCGCCGGGTCCGTACGGGTGTGGGACCTGAGCGCCTTCCCCGCCGACGTCGTCCCGGTGCCCCTGCTCGGCGCGCTGATCCTTCTCGCGGTGCCGGTCGTGTCGGTGGTGGTGACCCTGCTGGCGATGCGCGCCGTGACGGTCGAGCCGCTGGGTGTCGTACGTCGGTCGGCGCCGCGCCGTGGCCGCCTGTGGTGGCGGTTGCTGATGCTGCCCGCCGGACTGGCCGTGCTCCTGGCGACCGGCACCGTCGGCGACGGCTCCGAGGTCGTGGAACCGTGGCCCGTCGCCGCGGGGACGCTGCTGGTGCTCTTCTCGCTGACCGCGCTGCTGCCGTGGCTCGTCGACGCGGTGGTCCGGCGGCTCGGGCGCGGCCCGGTGGCGTGGCACCTGGCCGTGCGCCGGCTTCAGTTGGGCAGCGCCTCCGCGACGAGGGCGGTGGGCGGCATCACCGTGGCGGTGGCGGGAGCGATCGCGCTGCAGATGGTCTTCGCCGCGGTGCACGACGACTTCAACCGTGCGACCGGAGAGGACTCCGAGCGGGCGCAGCTGACGGTCTCCGCGGAGTTCCCGAGTGGTGAACTGGCCGGCGAGATGATCGCGAGGTTCCGCGCCACCGAAGGCGTGCGGGGCGTGATCGGCACGGTGGAGGCGTACGTGGTGTCCCCGGAGCCCGTCGCCGAGGAGGACATCCGGCCGACGACCCTGCTGACGGTCGGCGACTGCCCCACCCTGCGGGAACTGGCGCGCATCCGCTCCTGCGCCGACGGCGACACCTTCGTCGTGCACAGCGCCCGGGACGAGCCGCCGGGCGACTGGATCGACAGGACCGCCCGAAAGGGCAAGCAGGTGAACCTCAACAGCGACACCCCCTTCGACGGCTCCGCGCCGATGCTGTGGACGCTGCCGCAGCGGTCGCCCACGGTGATGGCGCGTCCCGACCCGGTGGGCGAGGAGCACACCGGCATCCTCGCGACACCGGGCGCCGTGGACGTGTCGGCGCTCCCCGGCGCCTGGACCACGGCGCTGGTGCGGATCGACGAGAGCGTGCCGGACGCGAAGGAGTTCGTGCGGAACACCGCCGCACGGATCGACGCCCCGGTCCGGGTGCGGACCATCCACAAGATCGAACGGGACCGGCAGTACGAGAGCGTCCGGACCGGGCTGCTGGCCGCCGCCACCGCGACGATGGGGCTCATCGCCGCGTCGATGGCGGTGGCCCAGATCGAACAGCTCAGGGACCGCAGGCGGCTGCTGGCGGTGCTGGTGGCCTTCGGCACCGGCCGCGCCACGCTGGCCTGGTCGGTGCTGCTGCAGACGGCCGTCCTGGTGGTGCTCGGCACGGCGATGGCGGTCGGGGCCGGCGTGGCGCTGGGCGCGACGATGCTGCGGATGATCGGGAAACCGGTCACGCACTGGGGGTCGTACCTCCCGGTGGCCGGCATGGGGGCGGGCCTGATCCTCGTGGTGACGCTGCTGAGCCTGCCGGTGCTGGTCCGTCTGATGCGCCCGGGGGGCCTGCGGACGGAGTGA
- a CDS encoding LysR substrate-binding domain-containing protein, with the protein MAVTNRGKQPSLAQLRAFAAVAEHLHFRDAAAGIGMSQPALSGAVSALEEALGVQLLERTTRKVLLSPAGERLAVRARAVLEAVGALMDEAEAVRAPFTGVLRLGVIPTVAPYLLPTVLKLVHERYPELDLQVHEEQTSSLLEGLGAGRLDLLLLAVPLGVPGVTELPLFDEDFVLVTPEDHWLGGRQDIPREALRELHLLLLDEGHCLRDQALDICREAGRTEGAPVTTTAAGLATLVQLVAGGLGVTLLPRTAVDVETGRAGRLQTGWFADPAPSRRIALAMRSGAARGGEFEEFAQALREAMRALPVRVAP; encoded by the coding sequence GTGGCCGTAACAAACAGGGGCAAACAGCCGAGTCTCGCACAGCTGCGCGCCTTCGCTGCCGTGGCGGAGCATCTGCACTTCCGGGACGCGGCGGCGGGAATCGGGATGAGTCAGCCGGCGCTGTCCGGCGCGGTCTCGGCGCTCGAGGAGGCACTCGGTGTCCAGCTCCTCGAGCGTACGACGCGCAAGGTGCTGCTCTCCCCGGCGGGGGAGCGGCTCGCGGTCCGGGCCAGGGCCGTGCTGGAGGCCGTCGGCGCCCTCATGGACGAGGCGGAGGCGGTACGGGCGCCGTTCACGGGCGTGCTCCGGCTCGGCGTGATCCCGACGGTCGCGCCGTATCTGCTGCCGACCGTGCTGAAGCTGGTCCACGAGCGGTACCCGGAGCTCGATCTCCAGGTGCATGAGGAGCAGACCTCGTCCCTGCTGGAGGGGCTCGGCGCGGGGCGGCTGGACCTGCTGCTGCTCGCCGTGCCGCTCGGGGTGCCCGGAGTCACCGAACTGCCCCTGTTCGACGAGGACTTCGTCCTGGTCACCCCGGAGGACCACTGGCTCGGCGGCCGTCAGGACATCCCGCGCGAGGCCCTGCGCGAACTGCATCTGCTCCTCCTCGACGAGGGGCACTGCCTGCGGGACCAGGCCCTCGACATCTGCCGCGAGGCGGGCCGCACCGAAGGCGCCCCCGTGACCACGACCGCCGCGGGCCTCGCCACACTCGTCCAGCTGGTCGCGGGCGGCCTCGGTGTGACGCTGCTGCCCCGGACGGCAGTCGATGTGGAGACCGGCCGCGCCGGCCGCCTCCAGACCGGCTGGTTCGCCGATCCGGCGCCGTCGCGCCGGATCGCGCTGGCGATGCGGTCGGGGGCCGCCCGGGGCGGCGAGTTCGAGGAGTTCGCACAGGCCCTGCGGGAGGCGATGCGCGCACTGCCGGTGCGGGTCGCGCCCTGA
- a CDS encoding peroxiredoxin produces the protein MLTVGDQFPTFELTACVSLESGKEFEQINHKSYEGKWKVVFAWPKDFTFVCPTEIAAFGKLNDEFADRDAQILGFSGDSEFVHHAWRKDHADLRDLPFPMMADSKHELMRDLGIEGEDGFAQRAVFIVDPNNEIQFTMVTAGSVGRNPKEVLRVLDALQTDELCPCNWTKGENTLDPVALLSGE, from the coding sequence GTGCTCACTGTCGGTGACCAGTTCCCCACGTTCGAGCTGACTGCCTGCGTCTCGCTGGAGAGTGGCAAGGAGTTCGAGCAGATCAACCACAAGTCCTACGAGGGCAAGTGGAAGGTCGTGTTCGCGTGGCCCAAGGACTTCACCTTCGTCTGCCCGACCGAGATCGCCGCGTTCGGCAAGCTGAACGACGAGTTCGCCGACCGTGACGCCCAGATCCTCGGCTTCTCCGGCGACTCCGAGTTCGTCCACCACGCCTGGCGCAAGGACCACGCCGACCTGCGTGACCTGCCCTTCCCGATGATGGCCGACTCGAAGCACGAGCTCATGCGCGACCTCGGCATCGAGGGCGAGGACGGCTTCGCGCAGCGCGCCGTCTTCATCGTCGACCCGAACAACGAGATCCAGTTCACCATGGTGACCGCCGGCTCCGTCGGCCGTAACCCCAAGGAGGTCCTGCGGGTGCTGGACGCCCTGCAGACCGACGAGCTGTGCCCGTGCAACTGGACCAAGGGCGAGAACACCCTGGACCCCGTCGCGCTGCTGTCGGGCGAGTGA